A single region of the Leisingera thetidis genome encodes:
- a CDS encoding DUF2924 domain-containing protein: MTDTIPARLAALKTTPTPELKAQWRTLFDSEPPAFNRRYLESRLAYRIQELAYGGLKSQTIRRLERIGNDLDGGDRKKSRVRANLKPIVGTRLVREWQGVEHVVTVTTDGFEWQGRPYKSLSAIARGIAGTRWNGWVFFGLKSRRSA; the protein is encoded by the coding sequence ATGACCGACACAATCCCTGCGCGTCTCGCCGCGCTGAAGACAACCCCGACGCCGGAATTGAAGGCGCAGTGGCGCACCCTGTTTGACAGCGAACCGCCAGCATTTAATCGCCGCTATCTCGAGAGCCGGTTGGCCTACCGCATCCAGGAGCTGGCCTATGGAGGCCTCAAGTCCCAGACCATCCGTCGGCTGGAGCGGATCGGTAATGACCTCGACGGCGGTGACCGCAAGAAGAGCCGCGTCCGCGCGAACCTCAAACCCATCGTCGGCACGCGGCTTGTGCGCGAATGGCAGGGTGTCGAGCACGTTGTCACGGTCACCACCGACGGGTTTGAATGGCAGGGCAGACCCTACAAGTCCCTCTCCGCCATCGCCCGCGGCATCGCCGGCACTCGATGGAACGGCTGGGTGTTCTTTGGCCTCAAGAGCCGGAGGAGCGCATGA
- a CDS encoding enoyl-CoA hydratase, with protein MDGSRYDFRTLAVSQTGHVATVTLARPDRMNAVTRRMEHELFDAMRSLDADSSVRIIVLTGEGRAFCAGMDMEELEGLPPEDIDDPAMTRPYRMSTRPDYQSRYGYFPGFDTPIIAAINGAAAGLGLIFALYSDIRIASENAKFVTAFAGRGLVAEHGISWILPRVVGQAHATEMLFSSRKVSAQEALAMSLVHRVLPSEGFAEAVAEYARGLAEEVSPRSLRVMKRQVWEAPFETLAEATTRANREMVASIRSEDFKEGVAHFLEKRPPAFTGR; from the coding sequence ATGGACGGCTCACGTTACGATTTCAGGACGCTCGCGGTCTCGCAGACCGGCCATGTGGCGACCGTCACCTTGGCCCGGCCAGACCGGATGAACGCCGTCACCCGGCGCATGGAGCACGAGCTTTTCGACGCGATGCGCTCGCTCGATGCAGACAGCTCGGTGCGGATCATCGTGCTGACCGGCGAGGGCCGCGCCTTCTGTGCCGGCATGGACATGGAAGAGCTCGAGGGCCTGCCGCCAGAGGACATCGACGATCCGGCGATGACCCGGCCCTACCGCATGTCGACCCGCCCGGACTACCAGTCGCGCTACGGCTATTTTCCCGGCTTCGACACGCCGATCATCGCCGCGATCAACGGCGCGGCAGCCGGGCTCGGGCTGATCTTCGCGCTTTACTCCGACATTCGCATCGCCTCGGAGAACGCCAAGTTCGTCACAGCCTTCGCCGGGCGCGGGCTGGTGGCCGAGCATGGAATCTCTTGGATACTGCCGCGTGTGGTGGGCCAAGCCCATGCCACCGAGATGCTGTTTTCCTCGCGCAAGGTGAGCGCGCAGGAGGCGCTGGCGATGTCGCTGGTGCACCGGGTGCTGCCCTCCGAGGGCTTTGCCGAAGCGGTCGCGGAGTATGCACGGGGGCTGGCCGAAGAGGTTTCGCCCCGCTCGCTGCGGGTGATGAAGCGCCAGGTTTGGGAGGCGCCCTTCGAAACCCTGGCCGAAGCCACGACCCGGGCCAACCGCGAAATGGTCGCCTCGATCCGGAGCGAGGACTTCAAGGAGGGCGTGGCGCATTTCCTCGAAAAGCGCCCCCCCGCCTTCACCGGCAGATAA
- a CDS encoding aldehyde dehydrogenase family protein has translation MIEKTDLYIDGAWVAAGDVPLAEVTDAGTGETFATVPLADAAMADRAAEAAARAFPAWAALPPAERAAHITRLREALKARHEALVELISRETGMPRKLTGMIQVGGPLAAWKFYAALAAEPQVPEVIGNSRVYREPVGPVACITPWNYPLHQVTSKVAAALAAGATMVLKPSEVAPLSAFALAEAAEEAGLPAGVFNLVTGTGPEVGEALVRHPAIAAVSFTGSTAAGKRVAALAAEGVKRVSLELGGKSAAVVLEGADLAAAVKATLGSCLLNSGQTCNAMTRLIVPEARLDEVAELLRTGLSKFTLGAPDDPATRLGPLASAEQKTRVSAMIARAEAAGVPVIARGEDAGDRPGFFVTPVVFGPVPEDAEIAREEVFGPVLSVLVHRGTEDALRIANDTAYGLAAAVWAADDAAAEDAARGIRAGQIDLNGAPFNLRAPFGGFGQSGIGRENGPYGLEEFQELKSVQYKEV, from the coding sequence ATGATCGAGAAAACCGACCTTTACATCGACGGCGCATGGGTCGCGGCCGGGGACGTTCCCCTGGCCGAGGTAACCGATGCCGGCACCGGTGAAACCTTTGCCACAGTGCCGCTGGCCGATGCCGCTATGGCCGACCGCGCCGCCGAGGCCGCCGCGCGCGCCTTTCCCGCCTGGGCCGCCCTGCCCCCGGCCGAGCGCGCCGCCCATATCACCCGCCTGCGCGAGGCGCTGAAGGCGCGTCACGAGGCGCTGGTTGAGTTGATCTCGCGCGAGACCGGGATGCCCCGCAAGCTGACCGGTATGATCCAGGTCGGCGGCCCGCTGGCGGCGTGGAAATTCTATGCCGCGTTGGCGGCTGAGCCGCAGGTCCCGGAGGTCATCGGCAACTCGCGGGTGTACCGCGAACCGGTTGGGCCGGTCGCCTGCATCACGCCCTGGAACTACCCGTTGCACCAGGTCACCTCGAAGGTGGCCGCAGCGCTGGCCGCCGGGGCCACAATGGTGCTGAAACCCTCGGAAGTGGCGCCGCTCAGCGCCTTTGCTCTGGCGGAGGCGGCCGAAGAAGCCGGGCTTCCGGCGGGTGTCTTCAACCTCGTAACCGGCACCGGCCCCGAGGTGGGCGAAGCGCTGGTGCGACACCCGGCGATTGCCGCGGTGTCCTTCACCGGATCGACCGCGGCGGGCAAGCGCGTGGCGGCACTGGCGGCGGAAGGCGTCAAGCGGGTCTCGCTGGAGCTTGGCGGGAAATCCGCCGCCGTGGTGCTCGAAGGCGCGGACCTGGCGGCGGCGGTCAAGGCGACGCTCGGCTCCTGCCTGCTCAACTCCGGCCAAACCTGCAACGCGATGACCCGGCTGATCGTGCCTGAGGCGCGGCTCGACGAGGTGGCTGAATTGCTCCGGACGGGGCTGTCGAAATTCACCCTCGGCGCGCCCGACGATCCGGCAACGCGGCTCGGACCGTTGGCCTCCGCCGAGCAGAAGACGCGTGTCTCGGCGATGATCGCCCGGGCCGAGGCGGCGGGTGTGCCGGTGATCGCGCGCGGCGAGGACGCCGGTGACCGGCCCGGGTTCTTCGTGACGCCGGTGGTCTTCGGCCCGGTGCCGGAGGATGCCGAGATCGCCCGAGAGGAGGTCTTCGGCCCGGTGCTCTCGGTGCTGGTGCACCGCGGGACCGAGGATGCCCTGCGCATTGCCAATGACACCGCTTACGGGCTGGCGGCCGCGGTCTGGGCCGCGGATGACGCCGCGGCCGAGGACGCCGCCCGCGGCATTCGGGCCGGGCAGATCGACCTGAACGGCGCGCCCTTCAACCTCAGGGCGCCCTTCGGCGGCTTCGGCCAGTCCGGCATCGGCCGGGAGAACGGACCCTACGGGCTCGAGGAATTCCAGGAACTCAAATCGGTACAGTACAAGGAGGTCTGA
- a CDS encoding mandelate racemase/muconate lactonizing enzyme family protein: protein MATIEQIYATVHSCQFDGVAVTQGVGNMVKRDLVLVRVVASDGTVGYGEAHMGLNPTAIAEVINHSIAPQLVGRDSHDVEGCWQAVYRHQIVTHGLGAGSVIAMSGVDIALWDLRGKLLGLPVYKLMGGSKKRLRAYAGGMGLGWQPDTDLEREIGKLVDQGYTAVKLRIGQGIGPDSSKVRHIRKVFGDTLDIAVDAATRYTQSDIAAVTRFCEDGQVLWLEEPFAPDDLHAYAELRQATQVPIAAGENHFTKHAFRDLLERRAITILQPDSAKAGGLTETKKIADMGAAWHLQVAPHTSQSVIGTAANVHLLCAISNGLIYEADISARNPWRDDLATNPLKVEKGFIEPNDLPGLGLEIDEAMLEAYPAIPGASYVPPARTAAA, encoded by the coding sequence ATGGCGACAATCGAACAGATCTACGCAACGGTGCATTCATGCCAATTTGACGGCGTGGCGGTGACCCAGGGCGTCGGCAACATGGTCAAGCGTGACCTCGTGCTGGTGCGCGTGGTGGCCAGCGACGGCACGGTGGGCTACGGCGAAGCGCATATGGGGCTGAACCCCACGGCCATCGCCGAGGTTATCAACCATTCCATCGCGCCACAGCTGGTCGGGCGCGACTCGCATGACGTGGAAGGCTGTTGGCAGGCGGTCTATCGCCATCAAATTGTGACCCACGGACTGGGCGCCGGCAGCGTCATCGCCATGAGCGGTGTTGACATCGCGCTCTGGGACCTACGCGGCAAGCTTCTGGGCTTGCCGGTCTACAAGCTGATGGGCGGCTCGAAAAAGCGACTGCGGGCCTATGCCGGGGGCATGGGACTGGGCTGGCAGCCCGATACCGACCTCGAGCGCGAAATCGGCAAACTCGTTGATCAAGGCTATACCGCCGTAAAGCTGCGGATCGGTCAAGGCATCGGACCCGATTCTTCAAAGGTGCGCCATATCCGCAAGGTCTTCGGCGACACGCTGGACATCGCGGTCGATGCCGCCACCCGCTATACCCAGAGCGATATCGCGGCGGTCACCCGGTTTTGCGAGGACGGCCAAGTGCTCTGGCTTGAGGAACCTTTCGCGCCGGATGATCTGCACGCCTATGCCGAGCTCCGCCAGGCGACGCAGGTGCCAATCGCGGCTGGCGAGAACCACTTCACCAAACATGCCTTCCGCGACCTGCTGGAGCGCCGTGCGATCACTATCTTGCAACCCGACAGCGCCAAGGCTGGCGGTCTGACCGAGACCAAGAAGATCGCGGACATGGGCGCCGCCTGGCACCTGCAAGTCGCACCACACACCAGTCAAAGCGTGATCGGCACGGCCGCCAACGTTCACCTGCTTTGCGCGATCTCTAACGGGTTGATCTACGAGGCCGATATTTCGGCCAGGAACCCGTGGCGCGACGATCTCGCAACGAACCCCCTGAAGGTAGAGAAAGGGTTCATCGAACCCAACGACCTTCCGGGATTGGGCTTGGAAATCGACGAAGCCATGCTCGAAGCCTACCCGGCAATCCCGGGCGCTTCCTATGTGCCGCCTGCCCGAACGGCCGCGGCTTAA
- a CDS encoding TAXI family TRAP transporter solute-binding subunit — MKDIIKSGLAVASTVALLSSVMPAQAVEQKDVTVSVGSIGGGWFVLMTTLFETYQKEIEGLRYNTVPGGGVANPIAVSGGSTQFGLSYSTNLFAASEGKDPYDNKMENLRAIANLEITAYIHPFVKDDVGISSLSEIAEKQIPIKIDTGPRGTGGELAASRVIEAHGASYHKIEEFGGAITHSPYREAIDRVRDGHIDAFMNDELLGQPLFAEFASDENITLLPQDEAAIQYLKETYGYTPAVIPAGTYEGQDADLPTTLQSVVFFTNADTPEETVYQMTKLLFEKKEDLVAGHASYGNLDPQAGSKGVQIPLHPGAERFYREIGAIE, encoded by the coding sequence ATGAAAGACATCATCAAATCCGGTCTCGCCGTCGCGTCGACGGTCGCGCTACTGTCCAGCGTCATGCCTGCGCAGGCAGTGGAACAAAAAGATGTAACTGTGTCGGTAGGTTCCATCGGCGGCGGCTGGTTCGTGCTGATGACCACCTTATTCGAAACCTATCAGAAAGAAATCGAAGGACTGCGTTACAACACCGTTCCAGGCGGCGGCGTCGCGAACCCGATCGCGGTCTCGGGCGGCAGCACGCAGTTTGGGCTGTCCTATTCGACCAACCTCTTCGCCGCCTCCGAAGGCAAGGACCCCTATGACAACAAGATGGAGAACCTGCGCGCCATCGCGAACCTCGAAATCACCGCTTATATCCACCCCTTCGTCAAGGATGACGTGGGCATTTCGAGCCTGAGTGAGATCGCCGAGAAGCAGATCCCCATCAAGATCGACACGGGCCCGCGCGGCACCGGCGGCGAACTGGCGGCCAGCCGAGTGATCGAGGCACATGGTGCGTCTTACCACAAGATCGAGGAATTCGGCGGCGCGATCACCCACAGCCCCTACCGTGAAGCCATCGACCGGGTGCGCGACGGTCATATCGACGCATTCATGAACGACGAACTGCTGGGCCAGCCGCTGTTTGCCGAGTTTGCCTCGGACGAGAACATCACGCTGCTGCCCCAAGACGAGGCGGCCATCCAGTACCTTAAGGAGACCTACGGCTATACACCGGCCGTGATCCCGGCAGGCACCTACGAAGGCCAGGATGCGGATCTGCCGACCACGCTGCAAAGCGTCGTCTTCTTCACCAATGCCGACACGCCCGAAGAGACCGTCTATCAAATGACCAAGCTGCTCTTCGAGAAGAAGGAAGACCTCGTGGCCGGGCATGCCTCCTATGGCAACCTCGACCCGCAGGCAGGCTCCAAAGGTGTGCAGATCCCTCTGCATCCGGGCGCGGAACGGTTCTACCGCGAAATCGGCGCGATCGAATAA
- a CDS encoding helix-turn-helix domain-containing protein — MGGGDRRRALRSGLERRAPANADLRVLSPHPPSPVSPLPLKRRPNMSYSAMQWAFEQTDLNTTTKLILIGLAYHRNDKDYRCYPSQSLLAKEVGVSVSTINKGLHALEQRELISRMRHCHPGHGGSISSSYTFPALDGPHAAERHTPYQRRLTALRPINQ; from the coding sequence ATGGGAGGTGGAGATCGACGCCGCGCCCTCCGGTCTGGATTGGAACGACGTGCTCCTGCGAACGCAGACCTGAGAGTGCTTTCGCCTCATCCCCCCTCACCTGTCTCTCCCCTTCCACTGAAAAGGAGACCAAATATGTCTTACTCGGCAATGCAATGGGCATTCGAGCAAACCGATCTCAACACGACGACAAAGCTCATTCTGATCGGCCTAGCCTATCACAGAAACGACAAGGACTACCGATGCTACCCCAGCCAGTCCCTTCTGGCCAAGGAGGTGGGCGTTTCGGTTTCCACGATCAACAAAGGGTTGCACGCGCTAGAACAGCGAGAGCTCATATCCCGTATGCGGCACTGTCACCCCGGCCACGGAGGAAGCATTTCGTCGTCTTACACCTTCCCGGCTTTAGACGGACCCCATGCAGCTGAGCGGCACACCCCCTATCAACGGCGCCTAACCGCCCTGCGCCCCATCAACCAATAA
- a CDS encoding dihydrodipicolinate synthase family protein, producing MMANVSTPQEKPIADPLWVPILTHYQANAPSRLDAECAADHIAQIAPHVRQLLIAGTTGDGWSMPQALLADWLDLLRSEDMPRGQKLMLGVLEPNTEAVVARARWIEGQIGKRPLSGEVVALTICPPVDPAATQERILSHFERVMEATELPLAVYQLPQVTGCTLSAESFDKLVESGRIAFFKDTSGTDAIISESLRASEVTMLRGAEGDYARWIAPEGPYDGWLLSTANGLAPELRQIERAVRQGDRQRAQALSGTLTEVVESLFEIASRWPSENTFALANRGVDVIRRGGAAKHLSGTGSPIDQDLLKETRVLLRSKLMPH from the coding sequence ATGATGGCTAACGTCTCGACGCCGCAAGAGAAGCCGATAGCAGATCCGCTCTGGGTTCCCATACTCACCCACTATCAAGCCAACGCGCCCTCGCGCCTCGACGCAGAGTGTGCCGCGGATCACATCGCCCAGATCGCGCCGCACGTCCGTCAATTGCTGATCGCCGGCACCACTGGCGACGGCTGGTCCATGCCGCAGGCGTTGCTTGCCGACTGGCTCGATCTTCTACGCTCTGAAGACATGCCGCGCGGGCAAAAGCTGATGCTCGGCGTGCTTGAGCCGAACACCGAGGCGGTGGTGGCGCGGGCGCGCTGGATTGAGGGCCAGATCGGCAAGCGCCCATTGTCAGGCGAGGTCGTCGCGTTGACCATCTGCCCGCCGGTCGATCCGGCGGCGACCCAGGAGCGCATCCTCTCGCACTTTGAGCGTGTAATGGAGGCCACCGAGCTGCCACTGGCAGTCTACCAACTGCCGCAGGTCACCGGATGCACCCTGTCAGCCGAAAGCTTTGACAAGCTAGTGGAAAGCGGCCGCATCGCCTTCTTCAAGGACACCAGCGGAACCGACGCAATCATTTCCGAAAGTCTGCGGGCGTCAGAAGTGACCATGCTACGCGGCGCCGAAGGTGACTATGCCCGTTGGATCGCGCCGGAGGGGCCCTACGACGGGTGGCTGCTTAGCACCGCGAACGGCCTTGCCCCCGAACTGCGGCAGATCGAGCGGGCCGTTCGACAAGGGGACAGGCAGCGGGCGCAAGCTTTAAGTGGTACACTGACCGAGGTCGTTGAAAGCCTTTTCGAGATTGCAAGCCGCTGGCCGTCCGAAAACACATTTGCGCTTGCCAATCGCGGCGTGGACGTAATTAGGCGGGGGGGAGCCGCCAAACACTTGAGCGGCACCGGGTCTCCAATTGACCAGGACCTGCTGAAAGAAACTAGAGTTCTTTTGCGCTCTAAGCTTATGCCCCATTGA
- a CDS encoding TRAP transporter permease has product MTVQVTGQRDGVGNQRLVLKVFALCVVAYHLYAVQFGAPSVMLFRSSHVSMYVALIFLAYNAFLGREDGRIPWLDFGLAFLAILPAAYIHLEHDRLQDRYPYITALEPLDWAMGILMLVLVVEACRRALGWTLPIMLAVFVLHAFFGPYFPGVLQQPAITPERFLDHSFLTTAGLYGSITGLSATYVLMFVMFGAVLDKARGGELFMHLSALLTGKMRGGPGKAAVISSGLFGSLSGSAVANVYATGSFTIPLMIRNGFNPRFAAAVEAVASSSGQLVPPIMGSAAFLIADFTSTPYVGVLSAALIPAILYLFAVFLMVHLEALRMGLAAMEPSLVQRAREEVLDYIHMLLPLAVIIYLLLERHSPFNAAYWAMLTTFVLAQLRARTRMSLRDISDALEFGGRTIAPIAAALFIAGLIISTIELTGLGLRFTSLLLSISGGELTITLILVMISCIIMGMGLPTAAAYTIVAIFAAPALIKLGVQPLAAHFFVFYYAILSAITPPIAVAAYAAASIAGGTSLQATGFTAMRLGAAAYLTPFVIVANPALLMIGDPLQIVLAAATAIIGIVSLAACVQGWLIGALTVIQRGLLAVSAVLLLLGSWETDLAGIALLAGIAAWQKVRSPRQIEKSNRGAHAYDG; this is encoded by the coding sequence ATGACCGTCCAAGTGACCGGACAACGCGATGGCGTTGGAAATCAACGACTTGTCCTGAAGGTTTTCGCGCTCTGCGTCGTCGCTTACCATCTTTATGCAGTCCAGTTCGGCGCGCCGAGCGTCATGCTGTTCCGCTCGTCCCACGTGTCGATGTACGTGGCCCTGATATTCCTGGCCTACAACGCCTTTCTAGGGCGCGAGGATGGCCGCATTCCCTGGCTCGACTTCGGGTTGGCGTTTCTGGCAATCCTGCCTGCCGCCTACATCCACCTCGAGCATGACAGGCTGCAGGATCGTTATCCCTACATCACCGCGCTCGAGCCGCTGGACTGGGCCATGGGCATTCTCATGCTGGTTCTCGTCGTCGAAGCCTGCCGCCGGGCGCTCGGCTGGACGCTGCCGATCATGCTGGCGGTTTTTGTCCTGCATGCTTTCTTCGGCCCTTACTTCCCCGGCGTGCTGCAACAGCCCGCAATCACGCCCGAGCGGTTCCTCGACCACAGCTTCCTGACCACCGCCGGGCTCTACGGTTCAATCACCGGGCTGTCGGCAACATACGTGCTGATGTTCGTGATGTTCGGCGCGGTACTCGACAAGGCGCGCGGTGGCGAGTTGTTCATGCATCTTTCCGCCCTGCTGACCGGCAAGATGCGTGGCGGGCCCGGCAAGGCAGCAGTGATCTCCTCCGGCCTCTTCGGCTCACTCTCGGGCTCGGCGGTGGCCAATGTTTATGCCACCGGCAGTTTCACCATCCCGCTGATGATCCGCAACGGCTTCAACCCGCGCTTTGCCGCCGCAGTCGAGGCCGTGGCCTCCTCCAGCGGCCAGCTGGTTCCACCCATCATGGGATCGGCCGCATTTCTGATCGCCGATTTCACTTCGACGCCTTACGTTGGTGTTCTGTCAGCGGCGCTGATCCCGGCAATACTCTATCTCTTTGCGGTCTTCCTGATGGTCCATCTCGAAGCCCTGCGTATGGGACTGGCTGCGATGGAGCCGTCTTTGGTGCAGCGTGCCCGCGAGGAGGTACTGGACTACATTCATATGCTTCTGCCGCTGGCCGTCATCATCTATCTGCTGCTGGAGCGGCATTCGCCCTTCAACGCCGCCTATTGGGCGATGCTGACCACCTTTGTTCTGGCGCAGCTACGGGCGCGTACCCGGATGTCCCTACGGGATATCTCAGATGCGCTGGAATTCGGCGGACGTACCATCGCCCCGATCGCCGCCGCCCTGTTCATCGCCGGTCTCATCATCAGCACCATCGAACTGACCGGGCTCGGTCTACGGTTTACCTCGCTGCTGCTGTCGATCAGCGGCGGAGAGCTAACTATCACCCTGATCCTGGTCATGATCAGCTGCATCATCATGGGCATGGGCCTGCCTACCGCGGCAGCCTATACCATCGTGGCAATTTTTGCGGCGCCAGCGCTGATCAAACTGGGGGTGCAACCGTTGGCCGCGCATTTCTTCGTGTTCTACTACGCGATCCTGTCAGCAATCACCCCGCCGATCGCGGTCGCCGCCTATGCCGCGGCCAGCATTGCCGGTGGCACGTCACTACAGGCGACAGGCTTCACGGCGATGCGTCTCGGCGCCGCGGCCTACCTCACTCCCTTCGTGATCGTGGCCAATCCGGCGCTGCTGATGATCGGTGATCCGCTTCAAATCGTGCTGGCCGCGGCGACCGCCATTATCGGCATCGTTTCGCTCGCCGCCTGCGTCCAGGGCTGGCTGATCGGCGCGCTGACCGTGATCCAGAGGGGACTGCTGGCGGTCTCAGCAGTGCTGCTTTTGCTAGGTAGCTGGGAAACCGACCTGGCAGGCATCGCGCTCCTGGCCGGCATCGCCGCTTGGCAGAAGGTGCGCAGCCCACGCCAAATCGAAAAATCCAACCGGGGAGCACACGCCTATGATGGCTAA
- a CDS encoding DUF7146 domain-containing protein — protein sequence MRTAQDITKALGGKWYGRYGTAPCPVCQQDADKSHNALTISDGDYRLLMHCKKSNCAFKDLAVACGLDWQRSKPASAQSNASRRLPKPTYDRYAKKAWHEGCSITGTPAETYLRVARGLKGPYPDSLRFHPSLWLGPLRRNLPAMIARIDGGSGFSINRTFLRPDGHGKADIGKGLQKARLGTTEGGHVRLSDGGGTLVVAEGIESAMSYLQFCRPPAAMTWASLGTAAMSSLNLPPEPKTLIIAADGDREGHAAALTLEARAADLGWEVEIDAAPSGLDWNDVLLRTQT from the coding sequence ATGAGAACCGCGCAAGACATCACAAAGGCGCTGGGCGGGAAATGGTACGGTCGTTACGGCACTGCCCCTTGCCCTGTTTGCCAGCAGGATGCCGACAAGTCTCACAACGCGCTTACGATAAGCGACGGCGACTATCGTCTCCTGATGCATTGCAAGAAGTCCAATTGCGCCTTCAAGGATTTGGCGGTTGCCTGCGGGCTCGATTGGCAACGTTCAAAACCCGCATCGGCACAGTCTAATGCGTCACGCCGCCTCCCGAAACCCACTTACGATCGTTATGCAAAGAAGGCTTGGCACGAAGGCTGCTCGATTACCGGCACGCCCGCAGAAACCTACCTCCGCGTGGCTCGCGGCCTGAAAGGACCTTATCCGGACAGCTTGCGATTTCATCCCTCTCTTTGGCTTGGCCCCCTGCGTCGCAATCTGCCCGCCATGATCGCACGTATCGACGGGGGCTCGGGCTTCTCTATCAACCGGACATTCCTCCGCCCTGACGGTCATGGGAAAGCAGATATTGGCAAAGGCTTGCAAAAAGCGCGCCTGGGAACCACCGAAGGGGGACACGTCAGACTCTCGGACGGTGGAGGCACCCTGGTCGTTGCCGAGGGCATTGAGTCAGCCATGTCGTATCTTCAGTTCTGCAGGCCGCCCGCAGCGATGACGTGGGCCTCACTAGGCACAGCGGCAATGAGCAGCCTGAACCTCCCGCCCGAACCTAAGACGCTTATCATAGCAGCCGACGGAGACCGGGAAGGACACGCCGCCGCCCTCACACTGGAAGCGCGTGCAGCAGACCTCGGATGGGAGGTGGAGATCGACGCCGCGCCCTCCGGTCTGGATTGGAACGACGTGCTCCTGCGAACGCAGACCTGA